Proteins encoded in a region of the Flavobacterium sp. PMTSA4 genome:
- a CDS encoding YkgJ family cysteine cluster protein: MLKPNLDELKKLAKDKHIENKKYFDKLKKKTPKNLDYVMQDLHDVEFKKTNCLECANCCKTTGPLFTSADIERISKHFKQKPQQFIDQYLKIDEDNDYVLQNVPCTFLDNENYCMIYDVRPKACREFPHTDRKKFQQISDLTLKNVAICPAAYNIVEEMKKKMPF, encoded by the coding sequence ATGTTAAAGCCAAATTTAGACGAACTCAAAAAACTAGCCAAAGATAAGCATATCGAAAACAAAAAGTATTTTGATAAGCTTAAAAAGAAAACACCCAAAAATTTGGATTATGTAATGCAAGATTTACACGATGTAGAGTTTAAAAAAACCAATTGTTTGGAATGTGCAAATTGTTGTAAAACAACTGGACCATTGTTTACTTCGGCAGATATAGAACGAATTTCTAAACATTTTAAGCAAAAACCACAACAATTTATTGACCAATATTTAAAAATTGATGAAGACAATGATTATGTGTTGCAAAATGTTCCGTGTACTTTTCTTGATAATGAAAATTATTGCATGATATATGATGTTCGACCTAAAGCGTGCCGAGAATTTCCGCATACCGATAGAAAAAAATTTCAGCAAATTTCTGATTTAACGTTGAAGAATGTTGCTATTTGTCCAGCGGCATATAATATTGTAGAAGAAATGAAGAAAAAAATGCCTTTCTAA
- a CDS encoding PH domain-containing protein: MKIYKSKIDWWLIIPFLIPIYFGIIEVLKHNKSGWLVIVATVAFVVFMYRSTYYIIENNTLTVRSMFIVYEKIEISSIKKIYKTRNPLSSPALSLNRLAIVYNKYDEIMISPEEKVDFMDEILKLNPEISVKS, encoded by the coding sequence ATGAAAATCTATAAATCAAAAATCGATTGGTGGTTGATTATTCCGTTTTTAATTCCAATTTATTTCGGAATTATTGAAGTACTGAAGCATAACAAATCAGGTTGGCTTGTTATTGTTGCGACAGTAGCTTTTGTGGTTTTTATGTATAGAAGTACCTATTATATTATTGAAAACAATACTTTAACAGTGAGAAGTATGTTTATTGTTTATGAAAAAATAGAAATTTCATCAATTAAAAAAATATATAAAACTAGAAATCCTTTAAGTTCTCCAGCTTTATCGCTGAATAGATTAGCTATTGTTTATAATAAATACGATGAAATAATGATTTCTCCAGAAGAGAAAGTAGATTTTATGGATGAAATACTAAAATTAAATCCTGAAATTTCTGTTAAAAGTTAG
- a CDS encoding DUF2059 domain-containing protein, which translates to MKKLVFAVAFIFACTLSFAQDKPSKADVMKVIERSGAQGQMNAAKKQILGMIPSDKQAAFLIEFDAIIAKSQDKTAEVYMEEYTKDDIKAMLAFYESPVGKKMAEKSEKIAEKSQEAMMEIQGELQTMMMKYIQQ; encoded by the coding sequence ATGAAAAAATTAGTATTCGCAGTAGCATTTATATTTGCTTGTACATTAAGTTTTGCTCAAGACAAACCTTCAAAGGCTGATGTTATGAAAGTTATTGAAAGAAGTGGAGCACAAGGACAAATGAACGCTGCTAAAAAACAAATCTTAGGTATGATTCCATCAGACAAGCAAGCTGCTTTTTTGATTGAGTTTGATGCAATTATTGCAAAATCTCAAGATAAAACTGCAGAAGTATATATGGAAGAATATACAAAAGATGATATTAAAGCTATGTTAGCTTTCTATGAAAGTCCAGTTGGAAAAAAAATGGCTGAGAAATCAGAGAAAATTGCTGAGAAATCGCAAGAAGCTATGATGGAGATTCAAGGTGAACTTCAGACAATGATGATGAAGTACATCCAACAATAA
- a CDS encoding ABC transporter permease has product MKLEYFIAKRLVTANDNKSSISAPIIKIAITAIALGMIMMIISVATGIGLQQKIRQKVAAFNGHIIISSYNDNQSDVSVEPISIHQNFYPKFKNVDGINHIQAVASKAGLIRTEKAFEGIIFKGIGNDYKFDNLKEYLIEGRLPVLNKNLNNEALISQYLANRLGLKLGDKFVTYFMKGTNDGYNLRNFIIVGIYNSGFQEFDSTYILGDIRHVQRINKWKTDQVGSFEIFIDDFTQIESKGKEIYDETSSTLDSKTIVEKFYYIFEWLKLFDFNILVILIVMIAVSTINMVVALLVLILERTQMIGILKSLGANNWSIRKIFIFNATYLIGRGLLWGNIIGVGLLIIQKYFGIIKLNPESYYVNEAPVDINLLFILTLNIGTVLVCSVVLLIPSYLITKISPSKSIRFE; this is encoded by the coding sequence TTGAAATTAGAATATTTTATAGCAAAGAGATTAGTTACTGCTAACGACAATAAAAGTAGTATATCTGCACCAATAATAAAAATTGCGATAACTGCTATTGCATTAGGAATGATAATGATGATAATCTCAGTTGCTACTGGAATTGGTTTACAGCAAAAAATACGCCAAAAAGTAGCTGCTTTCAACGGACACATTATAATATCAAGTTATAATGATAATCAATCTGATGTAAGTGTTGAACCAATTTCCATTCATCAAAACTTTTATCCAAAATTTAAAAATGTTGATGGTATCAACCACATTCAAGCCGTTGCTAGTAAAGCAGGATTGATTAGAACAGAAAAGGCATTTGAAGGAATAATTTTTAAAGGAATAGGTAATGATTATAAATTTGATAACCTAAAAGAATATTTAATCGAAGGAAGATTACCTGTTTTAAACAAAAATTTGAACAATGAAGCTTTGATTTCACAATATCTTGCCAATAGATTGGGATTAAAATTAGGAGATAAGTTTGTTACTTATTTTATGAAAGGAACAAATGATGGATATAATCTTCGGAATTTTATAATAGTTGGAATTTATAATTCGGGATTTCAAGAATTTGATTCTACCTATATATTAGGTGATATTCGACATGTTCAAAGAATCAATAAATGGAAAACAGATCAGGTTGGTTCTTTTGAAATTTTTATTGATGATTTTACTCAAATAGAAAGTAAAGGAAAAGAAATTTATGATGAGACATCTTCAACGTTAGATTCAAAAACAATTGTCGAAAAGTTTTACTACATCTTCGAGTGGCTAAAATTGTTTGACTTTAATATACTAGTGATACTTATAGTGATGATTGCTGTTTCAACTATTAATATGGTTGTTGCATTGCTTGTGTTGATATTAGAGAGAACGCAAATGATAGGTATACTTAAGTCTTTGGGAGCAAATAATTGGTCTATTAGAAAAATATTCATTTTTAATGCAACATATTTGATTGGTAGAGGACTTTTATGGGGTAATATTATAGGTGTTGGTCTGTTAATTATCCAAAAGTATTTTGGAATAATTAAATTGAATCCAGAAAGTTATTATGTAAATGAAGCTCCAGTTGACATAAATCTTCTTTTTATTTTGACTTTAAACATAGGAACAGTTTTAGTTTGTTCTGTCGTATTGTTAATTCCTTCATATTTGATCACAAAAATATCTCCTTCAAAATCCATAAGATTTGAATAG
- a CDS encoding class I SAM-dependent methyltransferase: protein MLDLFGKAILDYQTNNSPEDIITETSISETDEMTVAYLFRKYNEMPKIEQKALQLCKGKILDVGCGAGSHSLYLQEKGFDITSVDISESAIKTCQLRGLKNAKAQNILELKDEKFDTILLLMNGTGIFETLKETSKYLQKLKSLLCNNGQILIDSSDIIYMYDQDDDGSYSVPAENYYGELTFTIHYKNQTEDNFPWLYLDYNTLQNACHANGLQCELLFEGNHFDYLARIFK, encoded by the coding sequence ATGTTAGATTTATTTGGCAAAGCCATACTCGATTATCAAACTAATAATTCTCCAGAAGACATTATTACTGAAACTTCTATATCTGAAACTGACGAAATGACTGTTGCCTATTTGTTTCGAAAGTATAATGAAATGCCAAAAATCGAGCAAAAAGCATTACAGCTTTGTAAAGGAAAAATTCTCGATGTTGGTTGTGGTGCTGGTAGTCATAGTTTGTATTTACAGGAAAAAGGTTTTGATATAACTTCTGTAGATATTTCGGAAAGTGCCATAAAAACTTGTCAACTTCGTGGATTAAAAAATGCAAAAGCTCAAAATATTCTTGAACTTAAAGACGAAAAGTTTGACACAATTCTTCTGTTGATGAATGGAACAGGAATATTCGAAACTTTAAAAGAAACTTCAAAATATCTTCAAAAATTAAAATCGCTTCTATGCAATAATGGTCAAATATTAATTGATAGTTCTGATATTATTTATATGTATGACCAAGATGATGATGGAAGTTATTCTGTTCCTGCTGAAAATTATTATGGTGAATTGACATTTACTATTCATTATAAAAATCAAACCGAAGATAATTTTCCTTGGTTGTATTTAGACTATAATACTTTACAAAATGCATGTCATGCAAATGGTTTGCAATGTGAATTACTATTCGAAGGAAATCATTTTGATTATTTGGCAAGAATTTTTAAATAA
- a CDS encoding exo-beta-N-acetylmuramidase NamZ family protein, with the protein MMSKLVFKNTVLFFVLLILSCGSKLKNHEVNENNITKIENSTLEIKTGADNYSVYLPILENKKVGIVTNQTGILSNKTHLVDFLLDNKISIQKIFAPEHGFRGTADAGEHIIDGKDSKTGLSIISLYGDNKKPKPEQLKGLDVMIFDLQDVGARFYTYISSLHYIMEACAENNIELLVFDRPNPNGSIVDGPILEKEYTSFVGMHTIPLLHGMTIGEYAQMINGEKWLKNEVQCNLKVIPCLNYKREMKYSLPVKPSPNLPNDQSINLYASLCLFEGTNVSIGRGTEMQFQIYGSPYLPKSDFSFTPKPNFGAKDPVYNGKLCYGENLTTIPKVSKLELKWLIKAYNETSDKTKFFNAFFTKLAGTKKLQQQIETGVSENEIRKSWEKGLNDFKTMRKKYLIYD; encoded by the coding sequence ATGATGTCAAAATTGGTTTTCAAAAATACAGTTTTATTCTTCGTTTTACTAATCCTTTCTTGTGGAAGTAAATTAAAAAACCACGAAGTAAATGAAAATAATATAACCAAAATTGAAAACTCAACCTTAGAAATAAAAACAGGAGCAGACAATTATTCTGTTTACCTTCCAATATTAGAAAATAAGAAAGTTGGAATTGTTACAAATCAAACGGGTATTCTTTCCAACAAAACTCATTTAGTAGATTTTTTATTGGACAATAAAATTTCCATTCAAAAAATATTTGCTCCTGAGCATGGTTTTCGAGGAACTGCAGATGCCGGTGAACATATAATTGATGGAAAAGACAGCAAAACTGGTTTGTCAATTATTTCTCTTTATGGTGACAACAAAAAACCAAAACCCGAACAATTAAAAGGCTTAGATGTAATGATTTTTGATTTGCAAGATGTTGGTGCTCGATTTTACACTTATATTTCCTCGTTGCATTATATAATGGAAGCTTGTGCCGAAAACAATATCGAATTATTAGTTTTTGATAGACCAAATCCAAATGGAAGTATTGTTGATGGACCAATTTTGGAAAAAGAATACACAAGTTTTGTTGGAATGCATACCATTCCTTTATTGCATGGAATGACAATTGGCGAATATGCTCAAATGATAAATGGTGAAAAATGGTTAAAAAACGAAGTTCAATGCAACCTAAAAGTGATTCCATGTCTAAACTATAAAAGAGAAATGAAATACAGTTTACCTGTAAAACCATCTCCAAATTTACCAAATGACCAATCCATAAATCTTTACGCAAGTTTATGTTTATTTGAGGGAACTAATGTTAGTATTGGCCGCGGAACTGAAATGCAGTTTCAAATTTATGGTTCACCTTATTTACCCAAAAGTGATTTTAGCTTTACTCCAAAACCAAATTTTGGCGCAAAAGATCCTGTTTATAATGGTAAACTTTGCTATGGAGAAAACCTGACAACTATTCCAAAAGTTTCAAAGCTTGAATTGAAATGGTTGATAAAAGCATACAATGAAACTTCGGACAAAACCAAATTCTTCAATGCTTTTTTTACCAAACTAGCTGGCACAAAAAAACTACAACAGCAAATTGAAACTGGTGTCTCTGAAAATGAAATCAGAAAATCGTGGGAAAAAGGATTGAATGATTTTAAAACGATGCGTAAAAAATATTTGATTTACGACTAA
- a CDS encoding 7-carboxy-7-deazaguanine synthase QueE produces the protein MISKEIQLAVNKGEMLPLMEEFYTIQGEGFHTGTAAYFIRIGGCDVGCHWCDVKESWNADLHPPTETDLIVANAANYADTVVVTGGEPLTWDMNLLTKKLKAKNLKVHIETSGAYDVSGTWDWFCLSPKKTKLPVQTAYDIADELKVIIYNKHDFQFAEEQAAKVNPKAILFLQPEWSKKEEMTPQIVDYVMKNPKWRVSLQTHKYLNIP, from the coding sequence ATGATTTCAAAAGAAATACAATTAGCGGTAAATAAAGGAGAAATGCTTCCATTAATGGAAGAGTTTTACACTATTCAAGGAGAAGGATTTCATACTGGAACTGCAGCATATTTTATCCGAATTGGTGGTTGCGATGTTGGTTGCCATTGGTGTGATGTTAAAGAAAGTTGGAATGCAGATTTACATCCACCAACAGAGACTGATTTAATAGTTGCTAATGCAGCAAATTATGCAGATACAGTTGTTGTCACTGGAGGCGAACCTTTAACTTGGGACATGAATTTGTTGACTAAAAAATTGAAAGCAAAAAATTTAAAAGTACACATTGAAACTTCAGGTGCTTACGATGTTTCTGGAACTTGGGATTGGTTTTGTTTATCTCCCAAAAAAACAAAATTACCTGTTCAAACTGCCTATGATATTGCGGATGAGTTGAAAGTAATCATTTATAATAAACATGATTTTCAGTTTGCGGAAGAACAAGCTGCAAAAGTAAATCCGAAAGCTATTTTATTTTTACAACCTGAATGGAGTAAAAAAGAAGAAATGACGCCACAAATTGTAGATTACGTTATGAAAAATCCAAAATGGCGTGTATCTTTACAAACACATAAATATTTGAATATTCCTTAA
- a CDS encoding tetratricopeptide repeat protein gives MKKVKFLSFVLLVAGFMANAQDVDQASKAIDAEQYEKAKGLLKSIIKAKPDNGRATFLLGNVYLKQNMPDSAKVYFQKGLTAKDEGKLNSIGLAQLDLDAKNTSAAKAKFDAVTSDMRRRDFEEYIFIARAYMNSENPDYKKALEYLNLAKEKNANDAQVQLALGDAYYGDKNQNEAYVAYRNAYQADNTVIRAKMQLGVLLKGAKAYTEAVKAYNEVIALNPNYGPVYRELAETYYLWGNNEPSTYKENIKKALANYEKYMSLTDYSLTSRMRHADFLILTKEFKALEVEANKMKEIAGVNPRIMRYLGYSAYENGNIDAALKALNDYTSNPSSKVIALDYLFLGKAKLKKGMPEGAKVVDSLQLSSAVKDFKKAIEIDPLAGMNMNEIGKELYEAKLFGAAASVFEISASNPDSKNYLIDNFYLGNAIYYNNTFQGAKPDKVMLQKADTAFGNVLTASPGTLDALVFRARTNKLMENDEMMAKYYQDYVDAINAKGTEEVTKNKAKVIEAYNNIAAHYANFDKPKAKEYLNKTLALDPENAYALEALKLLK, from the coding sequence ATGAAAAAGGTTAAATTTTTAAGTTTTGTATTATTAGTTGCTGGATTTATGGCAAATGCTCAAGATGTTGATCAAGCCAGTAAAGCTATTGATGCAGAACAGTATGAAAAAGCAAAAGGATTACTTAAGTCTATCATAAAAGCAAAACCAGATAATGGTAGAGCAACATTTTTGTTGGGTAACGTATATTTAAAACAAAATATGCCAGATTCAGCAAAAGTTTATTTTCAAAAAGGATTAACTGCTAAAGATGAAGGAAAGTTAAATTCTATTGGATTAGCTCAATTAGATTTAGACGCTAAGAATACTTCTGCAGCAAAAGCAAAATTTGATGCTGTAACTAGCGACATGCGTAGAAGAGATTTTGAGGAATATATATTTATTGCTAGAGCATACATGAATTCTGAAAATCCTGATTACAAAAAAGCATTAGAATATTTAAATCTTGCAAAAGAAAAAAATGCTAATGATGCACAAGTTCAATTAGCACTTGGAGATGCATATTATGGTGATAAAAATCAAAATGAAGCATATGTAGCTTACAGAAATGCATATCAAGCGGATAATACAGTTATCAGAGCAAAAATGCAGTTAGGTGTTTTGTTAAAAGGCGCAAAAGCTTACACTGAAGCAGTAAAAGCTTATAATGAAGTGATTGCCTTAAATCCAAATTATGGTCCAGTTTACAGAGAATTAGCTGAAACCTATTATTTATGGGGGAATAATGAGCCAAGTACTTATAAAGAAAACATAAAAAAGGCATTGGCTAATTATGAAAAATATATGTCTTTGACGGATTATTCATTGACATCAAGAATGCGTCATGCTGACTTTTTAATCTTAACAAAAGAATTTAAAGCACTTGAAGTTGAAGCAAATAAAATGAAAGAAATTGCTGGAGTAAATCCTAGAATTATGCGTTATTTAGGTTATTCTGCTTATGAAAATGGAAATATCGATGCAGCTTTAAAAGCACTTAATGATTACACTTCTAATCCATCAAGTAAAGTAATTGCTTTAGATTATTTATTCTTAGGAAAAGCTAAATTGAAAAAAGGAATGCCTGAAGGAGCAAAAGTGGTTGATTCACTACAGTTGAGTTCTGCAGTGAAAGATTTCAAAAAAGCAATTGAAATTGATCCATTGGCTGGAATGAATATGAACGAAATAGGAAAAGAATTGTATGAAGCAAAATTATTTGGAGCAGCTGCTTCTGTTTTTGAAATTTCTGCAAGCAATCCTGATTCAAAAAATTACTTGATTGATAATTTTTACTTAGGTAATGCAATTTATTACAATAATACTTTTCAAGGTGCAAAACCTGATAAAGTAATGTTACAAAAAGCAGACACAGCATTTGGAAATGTTTTAACTGCTTCGCCAGGAACTTTAGATGCATTAGTATTTAGAGCAAGAACCAACAAGTTAATGGAGAATGATGAAATGATGGCTAAATATTACCAAGATTATGTTGATGCTATAAATGCAAAAGGAACTGAAGAAGTTACCAAAAATAAAGCGAAAGTTATAGAAGCATACAATAATATTGCTGCTCATTATGCTAATTTTGATAAACCAAAAGCTAAAGAATATTTAAATAAAACATTAGCTTTAGATCCAGAAAACGCATATGCTTTAGAAGCTTTGAAGTTACTTAAATAA